The following is a genomic window from Bos taurus isolate L1 Dominette 01449 registration number 42190680 breed Hereford chromosome 11, ARS-UCD2.0, whole genome shotgun sequence.
CTTCATTTATTAAAAGAACCAGCTCAGGCCCCAGGAGGACCTCCATCCAGAGAACACACATGTCCCGGAGTCTGGGCCTTTGGAGGAAGAAGCATGTGAGTGGTCCACTGAAGACCCCACCTCCTCCCGGAATGTTTCTACATTTTCCTGACTTCTCTGAAcagggcacatgggatcttagttcaccaaccagggatggaactggttGGTGCCTTCTGCCCTGGAGGCAAGGAGTATTAACCagtgactgccagggaagtcctctccatTCCTAACTCTTGATCAAATATGTTAGTGCTATcaacagaaatttttatttttcttccagttctcCGGCAGCAAGGTTTCCACCGAATGCATTTATATACCTTAGGGATGCCCAGAGAGACGGTCCAGCTGACCGGATCTCCCCCTGTCCTCTGCACACACCCTCCCCAGGCCGCTCCACCTGGTCTCTTACCAACTGCCCTGTGCGGTGACCTCCTCTCAGCCCGGCTCTCCTTCCGGGGGTCCATGGGCAGCCCCACCTTCTCAGGGTCCCCAGAGCTGGTGTCAGGGGGCGCGGGCAGCTGCGGGAGAGTGAGGGTCTGTAGCAAGGGCTTCCTGGGCAGGGGCGGCTTGGAGCTGAGCTGCTCCGTGGGCCGGGTCTTGGCCTTCCCCGGCTCACTGGGGGGCCTGGCGCCTTGGGTGGAGGGACCGCTCCCCGGAGGCCCCTTCTCGTCCCTGGACAGCAAGCTCAGCCCTCCTCTCTCCAGCCTGACCTCCGCGCTGTACCTCTTGATGGCCTTCCCTTCCGAGCAGGGAGCTTCTCTGTGTTTGAAGGACAGAGACGTGGAGCGGAGCTTGACGGGGAACGGGCCTCCTTCCACGCCTGCCGCCCGCTCCTGGGCAGCCGGGTCGGCCGTGTCCGGAGAGCCGCGCTCGGCCGGAGCAGGCAGCTTCCGAGGGCCAGGCTTGGGGCCCTGGGGCTCAGGGGCCAGCGGGAGGTCGTCGAGGGCGGCCTCGCTTTTCCAGGCCGGGGCGCTCCGGAGAAGCGGCAGTCGGACGGCCGGGCCACGGGGCTCCAGCAGGCGGCCTCCCGCGCGCGGCCACTCCCGGCCAGACGACACCGAGAACTTCTTGGCGGCCCCGCGCGCCTCGCAGCCTCCGTGCTCTGTCTTGCGCTCCGGGGCCCCCGAGGGGGCCCCCGCCCGCTCGGCCTTTGGGGGCCCCCGGGGGGCGGCCCCCTGCTCTGGGGATCGGGGCGCAGGCGCCTGGGGAGGCGCCTCGGAGGCGGGTGGCGAGGGGGCCTTGTGCTTCAAGCAGCTCTTGGGGGGCGGCGGGCTGGGGGCCGCGGCCGGACTTTCCTGCCCTGCACCCTCTGGCGTCGGCAAGTCCAGCGTGGGCAGTGGCTCCTTCTGGCCCGCCTTGTCTGTTCCGTCTGGACCAGGGGGGGTCCCCGGGGTGGCGGCGGGGCCTGGCTCGGGAGGGGTCGTGTCCCCCTCGGGGACGCAGGGAGACAGTCGACCCTCGACGTTGTCTCCCGACGCAGAAACCGCCTCATCCGCTGTGTCCTCGCCGGGGGGACACGCGCTTTCCGAGGACAGGTCCTCTCTCTGGTTCTCGCTGTCGGGATTAGGGTGGGCGCAGCCTTCTGGGCGAGATGGGGACTCCGAGTGGGGAGTTCGGCCTGACAGGGGCTCTGTGACCTCCATGACCTTCAGGGTGGCCTCCAGCGTGCCCTCCGGGGTGGCCGGGCGGCTGGAGGGGTTCTCC
Proteins encoded in this region:
- the CRACDL gene encoding CRACD-like protein isoform X5; its protein translation is MKVPKAPSMCTKMAAFYQCIKPEPSELDMISTRVMDIKLREAAEGLGEDSTGKKKSKFKTFKKFFGKKKRKESSSSTGSSTWKQSQAKNEVMAIESGPVGYDSEDELEDSRGALGSRALSHDSIFIPESGQDPPRPVRVFSQENVCDRIKALQLKIQCNVKMGPPPPPGSLPTKRGDDAGMSSEDDGLPRSPPEMSLLHDIDSGTTIKVCVVSSSRPQSPDQLFSRQASETSASPRTSDSSMVPVADFDYPPEFSSCLDNSAAKHKLLVKPRNQRSSKMRRLSSRAQSESLSDLTCTPEEEEVDEKPPLQVSTEEQPSSGQQEAGQDRGSEPEGPAPVLPPAGPRVRRARLQHCPALTASMEEESPPGENPSSRPATPEGTLEATLKVMEVTEPLSGRTPHSESPSRPEGCAHPNPDSENQREDLSSESACPPGEDTADEAVSASGDNVEGRLSPCVPEGDTTPPEPGPAATPGTPPGPDGTDKAGQKEPLPTLDLPTPEGAGQESPAAAPSPPPPKSCLKHKAPSPPASEAPPQAPAPRSPEQGAAPRGPPKAERAGAPSGAPERKTEHGGCEARGAAKKFSVSSGREWPRAGGRLLEPRGPAVRLPLLRSAPAWKSEAALDDLPLAPEPQGPKPGPRKLPAPAERGSPDTADPAAQERAAGVEGGPFPVKLRSTSLSFKHREAPCSEGKAIKRYSAEVRLERGGLSLLSRDEKGPPGSGPSTQGARPPSEPGKAKTRPTEQLSSKPPLPRKPLLQTLTLPQLPAPPDTSSGDPEKVGLPMDPRKESRAERRSPHRAVDY